One genomic window of Panicum hallii strain FIL2 chromosome 6, PHallii_v3.1, whole genome shotgun sequence includes the following:
- the LOC112898463 gene encoding enoyl-[acyl-carrier-protein] reductase [NADH] 1, chloroplastic — translation MSASAATGMKMVSARPCISASQGMLASRVAVSRIETTARFASCPKICCSRPLSSKRAGFVVRAMSGESGPQGLPIDLRGKRAFIAGVADDNGYGWAIAKALAAAGAEILVGTWVPALNIFETSLRRGKFDESRKLPDGSLMDIVKVYPLDAVYDSPEDVPEDVKSNKRYAGSSNWTVKEVAETVKNDFGSIDILVHSLANGPEVTKPLLETSRRGYLAAISASSYSYVSLLQHFLPIMNPGGASISLTYIASERAIPGYGGGMSSAKAALESDTRVLAFEAGRKGKIRVNTISAGPLGSRAAKAIGFIEKMIEYSYVNAPLQKELLADEVGNTAAFLVSPLASAITGSTVYVDNGLNTMGLAVDSPTITS, via the exons ATGAGTGCTTCAGCAGCTACTGGTATGAAGATGGTGTCTGCACGCCCCTGCATCTCGGCCTCACAAGGAATGCTCGCCTCGAGGGTGGCAGTTTCCCGGATTGAAACCACTGCTAGATTTGCAAGCTGCCCCAAAATCTGCTGCTCCAGGCCTCTCAGTTCTAAGCGTGCTGGTTTTGTTGTAAGAGCAATGTCAGGAGAGAGTGGCCCACAGGGCCTTCCCATTGATCTCAGAG GTAAAAGGGCATTTATTGCTGGAGTTGCTGATGACAATGGCTATGGATGGGCAATTGCAAAAGCTCTTGCTGCAgctggtgctgaaatccttgtTGGTACATGGGTGCCG GCACTTAACATATTTGAGACAAGTCTGAGGCGTGGAAAGTTTGATGAATCACGCAA GCTACCAGATGGATCTCTTATGGATATTGTTAAAGTCTATCCACTTGATGCTGTCTATGATTCCCctgaggatgttcctgaagat GTCAAATCGAACAAAAGATATGCTGGATCATCAAACTGGACTGTTAAG GAAGTTGCCGAAACAGTAAAGAATGATTTTGGCAGCATTGACATACTTGTGCATTCTCTTGCTAATGGCCCTGAG GTAACGAAGCCTTTGTTGGAGACATCAAGAAGAGGCTATCTTGCTGCGATTTCAGCATCCAGTTACTCCTATGTTTCATTGCTTCAGCATTTCCTTCCTATAATGAATCCAG GTGGTGCTAGCATCTCTCTAACATACATTGCGTCTGAAAGGGCAATTCCTGG ATATGGTGGTGGCATGAGTTCCGCCAAAGCAGCTCTTGAGAGTGATACACGG GTGCTTGCTTTCGAAGCTGGACGTAAAGGCAAAATCAGAGTTAACACCATATCTGCAG GCCCTCTGGGGAGCAGAGCAGCTAAGGCAATTGGATTTATTGAGAAGATGATAGAGTACTCTTATGTCAATGCACCACTGCAGAAGGAGCTGTTGGCAG ATGAGGTGGGGAACACAGCTGCGTTCCTGGTGTCTCCATTGGCTTCTGCCATCACTGGCTCAACCGTCTATGTCGACAACGGACTCAATACTATGGGCCTTGCAGTTGACAGCCCTACAATAACGTCATAG
- the LOC112897048 gene encoding GTP 3',8-cyclase, mitochondrial, which produces MMRRCVSELARRRRPDRVVDTMKVGFQYLANVSSSTRATDSQRCSNVYATSCTTDPDIVSRETSSSEMLVDPFGRFHNYLRISLTERCNLRCQYCMPAEGVELTPRSELLSHDEIIRIADLFVTSGVDKIRLTGGEPTIRKDIEDICLHLSGLKGLKTLAMTTNGIILSKKLPKLKECGLNALNISLDTLVPAKFEFLTRRKGHSKVMESIDAAVELGYNPVKVNCVIMRGMNDDEICNFVELTRHKPINVRFIEFMPFDGNVWNVKKLVPYAEMLDKVRQSYKGVERLQDHPTDTAKNFRIDGHVGTISFITSMTEHFCAGCNRLRLLADGNFKVCLFGPSEVSLREPIRAGVDDAGLKEIIDAAVKRKKAKHAGMFDIAKTANRPMIHIGG; this is translated from the exons atgATGCGGCGCTGCGTCTCGGAGCtagcccgccgccggcggcctgaTCGTGTG GTTGATACTATGAAGGTAGGATTCCAATATTTGGCCAATGTTTCCTCTTCGACAAGAGCTACTGACAGTCAGAGGTGCTCAAATGTGTATGCAACTTCCTGCACTACTGATCCAGATATTGTATCAAGAGAAACATCATCATCAGAAATGCTTGTTGATCCATTCGGGAGGTTCCACAATTACTTGAGGATCTCCTTGACTGAGCGCTGTAATCTGAGGTGCCAATACTGTATGCCTGCTGAAGGAGTCGAACTAACACCGAGGTCGGAGCTTCTATCACATGATGAGATAATTCGAATTGCTGACCTTTTTGTTACCTCTGGTGTGGATAAGATTCGATTAACTGGTGGAGAGCCTACCATAAGAAAAGATATTGAAGACATTTGCTTACATCTTTCTGGTTTGAAGGGGCTAAAAACACTAGCAATGACCACAAATGGAATTATCCTTTCTAAGAAACTCCCTAAATTGAAAGAATGTGGCCTCAACGCCTTAAATATAAGTTTAGATACACTAGTACCTGCAAAGTTTGAGTTCTTGACAAGGCGTAAAGGGCACTCAAAGGTCATGGAATCAATAGATGCCGCCGTAGAACTTGGATATAACCCTGTGAAG GTCAATTGTGTTATCATGCGTGGCATGAATGATGATGAGATCTGTAATTTTGTTGAATTGACGAGACACAAGCCCATCAATGTGAGATTTATTGAGTTTATGCCATTCGATGGTAATGTTTGGAATGTGAAGAAGCTAGTTCCTTATGCAGAGATGTTAGACAAAGTG CGGCAAAGTTATAAAGGTGTAGAGAGACTTCAAGATCACCCAACAGACACTGCAAAGAATTTCAGGATTGATGGACATGTCGGAACAATTTCATTTATTACATCAATGACAGAGCACTTTTGTGCTGGCTGCAATAGATTACGGTTGTTGGCTGATGGAAACTTCAAGGTGTGCTTATTTGGCCCCTCAGAG GTGAGTCTAAGAGAGCCCATCCGTGCTGGTGTTGATGATGCTGGACTAAAGGAGATAATTGATGCTGCG GTTAAAAGGAAGAAAGCTAAACATGCTGGGATGTttgatattgccaagacagcgaATAGACCAATGATACATATAGGTGGCTGA